One Rhodoluna sp. KAS3 DNA window includes the following coding sequences:
- a CDS encoding WYL domain-containing protein: protein MPKLNTFNGEDRLNFLLSLVGFLQNRGPVSIAEAAQHFELSVEYVRKAVTSINEARADINGFEEWFFMIDLDALEEEGMLSLTDNLVLDGAPRLSTRQTSAIAAGLNYLASMPEFANDSDVKFLVDLISEGQVRSSGARVEVKPGTVEAGLELLRRAILDGVQISCEYFNQKGERTNRVIEPLRLDPSPDGTYLRGFCPLNQEVRNFRLDRMRSIELLSEPLTAQALAVGQIDDAIYVAGITDTQVTVEVDPEAYGLISEFQPLSEPKDVGNSKIRTTISIGHLPNIGRLIARYGGSARVIEPVQARTIVREYAQKAMRENPAPKQIEDEG from the coding sequence ATGCCTAAATTGAACACTTTCAACGGCGAGGACCGCCTCAACTTTTTACTTTCCTTGGTTGGCTTCCTTCAAAATCGCGGACCAGTTTCCATCGCAGAGGCAGCCCAGCACTTTGAGTTGAGTGTTGAGTATGTTCGAAAAGCTGTCACGTCGATAAACGAAGCGCGAGCTGACATAAATGGTTTTGAAGAATGGTTCTTCATGATTGATTTAGACGCTCTCGAAGAAGAAGGCATGCTGTCACTCACCGACAACCTGGTTCTTGATGGGGCCCCAAGGCTTTCGACTCGGCAAACCTCGGCCATCGCGGCAGGCCTAAACTACCTTGCCTCGATGCCAGAGTTTGCCAACGATAGCGACGTGAAATTCTTGGTTGACCTAATTTCAGAAGGGCAGGTTCGCAGCTCGGGTGCCCGGGTTGAAGTCAAGCCTGGAACGGTAGAGGCTGGCCTAGAGTTGCTCCGACGCGCAATTCTTGATGGAGTTCAGATCTCCTGCGAGTATTTCAACCAAAAAGGTGAGCGCACTAACCGGGTTATTGAACCACTCCGCCTAGATCCAAGCCCTGATGGCACGTATCTGCGCGGGTTTTGTCCCCTTAACCAGGAGGTTCGAAACTTTCGCCTGGACCGAATGCGCTCTATTGAATTGCTCAGCGAACCACTCACCGCTCAAGCCTTGGCAGTGGGCCAAATCGATGATGCCATTTATGTTGCGGGCATTACCGACACTCAAGTCACTGTGGAAGTCGATCCAGAAGCCTATGGCCTAATCTCAGAATTCCAGCCGCTTTCTGAACCTAAAGACGTTGGAAATTCTAAGATTCGCACCACGATAAGCATCGGCCACCTGCCAAATATTGGGCGCTTGATAGCCCGTTATGGCGGTTCTGCAAGAGTCATCGAACCTGTTCAGGCTAGGACTATCGTGCGGGAATACGCA